From a single Leptospira levettii genomic region:
- a CDS encoding ATP-binding protein translates to MNFAIPVSISAHFESMLKRMGNNLPNHWVSNKTKFLLSYSGGKDSSILLLFLKYLKDKYKIETPHLFYLSHGIREIEKEESEMQIYLENFGFPVSFVKKKFQNSL, encoded by the coding sequence ATGAACTTTGCAATTCCAGTCTCCATCTCTGCCCATTTTGAATCAATGCTCAAACGAATGGGCAACAATCTACCAAATCATTGGGTTTCAAACAAAACTAAATTTTTACTTTCCTATTCCGGAGGAAAAGACTCCAGTATCCTTCTTTTATTTCTTAAATACCTAAAAGACAAATACAAAATCGAAACTCCACATTTGTTTTATCTCTCACATGGAATCAGAGAAATCGAAAAAGAAGAGTCTGAAATGCAAATTTATCTAGAAAACTTTGGTTTCCCCGTTTCGTTTGTAAAAAAAAAATTCCAAAACTCGCTTTAA
- a CDS encoding porin — protein MPTRNQFLSLLSILAFIFLFSGNLFAEDTNETNPNKDTNQIVQKNQNDSANQNQDNHIVLPKSLKFGAFVDTYYSHNANHPRSKERAYTTQAVRNDEFNINLGFVDAKWQEEKIRGRIALQFGTSVNTNYAAESNRELSSNQNAVKHIQEAYVGFKLTKNTWLDAGIYFGHIGHESWISSDNWNYTRAMALDYVPYYSSGVRVTTKFSEKFQFQFHVMNGWQNITDQNKDKSVGTQFKYQFTPNLILTANQFVGNEAPDYERKQTRLYNNTIVEWKVLDWLSFAMSGDIGAQKTKESLSYEPWWKEINPVLPMYISRESRVYNQWYHGTFWTSFRYEDIFRLSLRLERFYDPKQVLAPTYTRNGFLTNGYTITFDLLNWLPGLLRFEAIQRESMDPVFETDNNKRTRVERLFVVAATVRI, from the coding sequence ATGCCAACACGGAATCAATTTCTTTCATTACTTTCCATTCTTGCCTTTATTTTCCTCTTTTCAGGAAATTTATTTGCTGAGGACACGAATGAAACAAATCCAAACAAAGATACAAATCAAATTGTTCAAAAGAATCAAAACGATTCAGCCAATCAAAATCAAGACAATCATATTGTATTACCCAAAAGTTTAAAATTTGGTGCCTTTGTTGATACTTATTATTCGCATAACGCGAATCATCCTCGGTCTAAAGAACGAGCTTATACAACACAAGCGGTAAGGAATGATGAGTTTAATATCAATTTAGGTTTTGTCGATGCAAAGTGGCAGGAAGAAAAAATCCGAGGTAGAATTGCATTACAATTTGGGACCTCAGTGAATACAAATTACGCTGCAGAAAGTAACCGAGAATTAAGTTCGAATCAAAATGCAGTTAAACACATCCAAGAAGCATACGTTGGTTTTAAGTTAACTAAAAACACTTGGTTAGATGCTGGAATTTACTTCGGTCACATAGGGCATGAATCTTGGATTTCTTCAGATAACTGGAATTATACGAGAGCAATGGCACTCGACTATGTTCCTTATTACTCTTCAGGAGTCAGAGTAACAACTAAGTTTAGTGAAAAATTCCAATTCCAATTTCATGTGATGAATGGATGGCAAAACATTACCGATCAAAACAAAGATAAATCTGTAGGAACTCAATTTAAATACCAATTTACTCCCAATTTGATTCTAACAGCGAATCAATTTGTAGGAAATGAAGCACCAGACTATGAACGAAAACAAACCAGGTTATACAATAATACAATTGTAGAATGGAAAGTTTTAGATTGGTTGTCATTTGCTATGTCTGGGGACATTGGAGCACAAAAGACAAAAGAATCTTTATCCTATGAACCATGGTGGAAAGAAATCAATCCTGTTTTGCCAATGTATATCAGCAGGGAGTCTAGAGTTTATAACCAATGGTATCACGGCACTTTTTGGACAAGTTTTCGGTATGAAGATATTTTTAGGCTTAGTTTACGTTTAGAACGATTTTATGATCCAAAACAAGTGTTAGCACCAACATATACCAGAAATGGTTTTTTAACTAATGGATATACGATCACTTTTGATTTATTAAATTGGTTACCTGGACTTTTACGTTTCGAAGCCATCCAAAGAGAATCGATGGATCCTGTTTTTGAAACAGATAATAACAAAAGGACTAGAGTAGAGCGATTGTTTGTGGTCGCGGCAACAGTTAGGATATAA
- a CDS encoding efflux RND transporter permease subunit — MIKDFIETALKNRITTIIAAIVAVLFGIWAWIDIRKEAYSDIADTQVRLIAKFPGKAAVEVEERVTLPIERVLNAIPKVAVRRSRTINGLVVFQFVFEDGTDDYFARMRLMERVADADIPEDVHPALGPMSSPVGEIYRYVLESSENHTPMELRTIQDWIVMPKMLQIPGIADVVTFGGLPKQYHVVTSPDKLIRFKLTIGDVIKAIQENNLNTGGNLLLQGEQGFPIRSLGAIRDPKHIENIVVKTVNGVPVFIRDLGSVEISHPIPSGVLGYTVQNEEEGLIDVDSSVQGLVAMRRWGDPNEMGERIREKVKEINENYLPKGVQLRNTYDRTDLVNYTLRTIGKTLVEGVVVVSLVLIFFIGSVRASLVVVATIPFAMLFAFLLMNMSGIPASLLSLGAIDFGIIVDGAVIMVENIMRRYRDATPEEKSHGILAFTRDAASEVGTEILFSILIIILAYLPIFSFERIEGRLFKPMAFTISFAILGALIFAMAVIPVIMSIIYKHYFESANPGPIEWHNPFYDWIEGKYKNLIEFIVNRSKKAVRYTFSVVTIFLAIGMFTLGTEFLPEMDEGGFNIRIFFPVGISLPEARKFMPKIRQTIYKNEQVSVVISQLGRNDDGTDPLPPNRLEVLIGLKDYNKWKEKITKQELLLRMKNDLEATLPGARISFSQPIMDNLSEAIMGTIADLAVFVSGNDLKIMRGIGNEVLKEIKEMKGASEYGIEQEAESPQLTININREAAARFGINVIDIQQMIEAAIGMQRISTLYEGPSDIPPKTPARFGIVVRFSKDYRASKQAIENMPIISPKGERIPLSQLADIEVIDGPTMIFRQEGRRVVTVRTNIRGRDQGGFVSELQKRVKKKIKLPDGYEIRFGGQYENLSRVGKKLAIVIPITILIIFGVLYLLYRNLKYVYVALACIPLSLLGGIYALLLRGYYFNVSGGVGFISLFGIATMAGVLFVSRTNHLLIEEPDISTKAAVKKAAVIQLRPMLMTMLLALLGLIPATLGTGVGSDVQRPLATVIVGGLFSAMCLVLTILPSLYLVVVGERKPDAKELEEMSHKKHIPFLDFVNELSEEPLEEDDDDNDSPSKKKKKPSKKRKKT; from the coding sequence ACTTATGGAACGTGTCGCGGATGCTGACATTCCAGAAGATGTACACCCTGCATTAGGACCCATGAGTTCACCTGTGGGTGAAATTTATCGATATGTTTTAGAATCTTCCGAGAATCACACCCCAATGGAATTACGAACCATCCAAGATTGGATTGTGATGCCAAAAATGTTACAAATTCCTGGGATTGCGGATGTTGTTACGTTCGGTGGATTACCCAAACAATATCATGTTGTAACGTCACCTGACAAACTGATTCGTTTTAAATTAACAATCGGTGATGTGATCAAAGCTATTCAAGAGAATAACTTAAATACTGGAGGGAATTTACTCCTCCAAGGGGAACAAGGTTTTCCTATCCGTTCTCTTGGAGCCATTCGGGATCCTAAACACATTGAAAACATCGTAGTAAAAACTGTGAATGGAGTTCCTGTTTTTATCCGTGATTTGGGTTCGGTCGAAATTTCTCATCCGATTCCAAGTGGGGTTTTGGGTTATACAGTCCAAAACGAAGAAGAAGGTTTAATTGATGTTGACTCATCTGTCCAAGGTTTGGTGGCGATGAGACGATGGGGTGATCCCAATGAGATGGGTGAACGTATCCGTGAAAAAGTCAAAGAAATCAATGAAAACTACCTTCCGAAAGGAGTTCAACTTCGTAACACTTATGACAGAACAGATCTAGTAAATTATACTCTTCGAACAATTGGAAAAACATTGGTTGAAGGTGTTGTTGTCGTAAGTTTAGTTTTAATTTTCTTTATCGGAAGTGTTAGGGCAAGTCTTGTCGTTGTTGCAACAATTCCATTTGCGATGTTGTTTGCATTTTTACTCATGAACATGTCTGGAATTCCGGCAAGTTTACTTTCGTTAGGTGCAATTGACTTTGGTATTATCGTTGATGGTGCCGTCATCATGGTGGAAAATATCATGCGACGTTATCGTGATGCCACACCTGAAGAAAAATCACATGGAATCCTCGCATTTACAAGAGATGCTGCATCTGAAGTTGGAACAGAAATTCTATTTTCTATCTTAATCATCATCTTAGCATATCTTCCAATATTCTCGTTTGAACGAATCGAAGGTCGATTATTCAAACCAATGGCGTTTACGATTTCCTTTGCGATATTAGGAGCACTCATCTTCGCAATGGCAGTGATCCCTGTGATCATGTCGATCATCTATAAACATTATTTTGAATCGGCAAATCCAGGACCAATCGAATGGCACAATCCATTTTATGATTGGATCGAAGGAAAATACAAAAACCTCATTGAATTCATTGTCAATCGTTCGAAAAAAGCAGTTCGTTATACTTTCAGTGTTGTGACCATCTTCTTAGCCATTGGTATGTTTACCTTGGGAACGGAATTTTTACCAGAAATGGACGAAGGTGGATTTAACATTCGTATCTTTTTTCCAGTAGGGATTTCACTTCCAGAAGCTCGCAAGTTTATGCCAAAGATCAGACAAACGATCTATAAAAATGAACAAGTCAGCGTAGTCATTTCCCAGTTAGGTAGGAATGATGATGGAACAGATCCACTTCCACCAAACCGACTGGAAGTATTGATTGGTTTAAAAGACTATAATAAGTGGAAAGAAAAGATCACCAAACAAGAATTATTACTCAGAATGAAAAATGATCTGGAAGCCACTTTACCAGGTGCAAGGATCAGTTTTTCGCAACCGATTATGGACAACTTGTCCGAAGCAATCATGGGTACAATTGCCGACCTTGCAGTGTTTGTTTCAGGAAATGATTTAAAAATCATGCGTGGGATCGGTAATGAAGTTTTAAAAGAAATCAAAGAAATGAAAGGTGCCAGTGAATATGGTATCGAACAAGAAGCGGAAAGTCCTCAGTTAACAATCAATATCAATCGCGAAGCTGCTGCACGTTTTGGTATCAATGTAATCGATATCCAACAAATGATTGAAGCTGCGATTGGGATGCAAAGAATCAGCACTTTGTATGAAGGTCCTTCCGACATTCCGCCAAAAACTCCTGCACGTTTTGGTATTGTTGTTCGATTTTCAAAAGATTACCGTGCATCAAAACAAGCGATTGAGAATATGCCAATCATCTCTCCCAAAGGAGAAAGGATCCCATTATCACAGTTAGCAGATATTGAAGTGATTGATGGACCAACAATGATCTTCAGACAAGAAGGCCGCCGGGTTGTTACGGTTAGAACAAACATTCGAGGTCGAGACCAAGGTGGATTTGTTTCTGAACTCCAAAAACGTGTTAAGAAAAAAATCAAACTACCAGACGGTTACGAAATCCGATTTGGGGGACAATACGAAAACCTTTCAAGGGTAGGGAAAAAATTAGCAATTGTCATCCCCATTACAATCCTCATCATATTCGGAGTATTGTATTTGTTGTATCGTAACTTAAAGTATGTTTATGTTGCACTTGCATGTATTCCTCTTTCCTTACTTGGAGGAATTTATGCATTATTACTTCGAGGGTATTACTTCAACGTATCAGGTGGAGTTGGTTTTATTTCACTCTTTGGAATTGCAACCATGGCAGGGGTATTATTCGTTTCAAGAACCAACCATCTACTCATAGAAGAACCAGATATCTCAACGAAGGCAGCAGTTAAAAAAGCTGCAGTCATTCAGTTACGTCCAATGCTTATGACCATGTTACTTGCGTTACTCGGATTAATTCCTGCAACTTTGGGAACAGGAGTAGGATCAGACGTACAAAGACCATTGGCAACGGTGATTGTAGGTGGATTATTTTCCGCTATGTGCCTCGTTTTAACCATCCTACCTTCGCTTTACTTAGTTGTAGTTGGGGAAAGAAAACCAGATGCAAAAGAATTAGAAGAAATGAGTCACAAAAAACACATTCCATTTCTAGATTTTGTGAACGAACTGAGTGAAGAACCTTTAGAAGAAGATGATGACGATAATGATTCTCCTTCCAAGAAGAAGAAAAAACCCTCTAAAAAACGGAAAAAGACTTAA
- a CDS encoding ferritin-like domain-containing protein → MKLSEYAKHLLLAPNLEDKLLPPSKHWEEEFEEIPLRIQKPGRNQLIQFSDKKVKIPRLEHLNLESNKGLTLHHFANHELMAIELFAWAILAFPNAPKSIRNGWVKTIEEEQTHLKLYINRMNDFGVQFGDIPLNYIFWKQLEQFQTIESFSAVMSLSFEGANLDYSQIYAKVFSYFGDVKTAEIMLIIFEDEVKHVKRGVRAFEKSIPPEKNSWEHYLTLIQFPFTPRRAKGYLFFPETRYLAGLDQNFVNHLSHYEDEYTGRVNFESVKKFGLGSELMRKNRLDSLSNRL, encoded by the coding sequence ATGAAACTTTCCGAATACGCAAAACATCTGTTACTTGCTCCAAATTTGGAAGATAAATTACTTCCTCCTTCAAAACATTGGGAAGAGGAGTTTGAAGAAATACCTCTTCGCATTCAAAAACCTGGAAGGAATCAGCTGATTCAGTTTTCTGATAAAAAAGTGAAAATTCCAAGACTTGAACATTTGAATTTAGAATCCAATAAAGGACTTACTCTCCATCATTTCGCAAACCATGAACTTATGGCAATTGAACTGTTTGCTTGGGCAATCTTAGCATTTCCAAATGCTCCCAAATCGATCCGAAATGGTTGGGTCAAAACAATCGAAGAGGAACAAACGCATTTAAAATTGTACATCAACAGGATGAATGATTTTGGTGTTCAATTTGGAGATATCCCTTTAAATTATATTTTTTGGAAACAGTTGGAACAGTTTCAAACAATAGAGTCATTTTCAGCAGTTATGTCTTTGTCTTTTGAAGGAGCTAACTTAGATTATTCGCAAATATATGCAAAAGTATTCTCCTATTTTGGAGATGTAAAAACTGCCGAAATTATGCTCATCATTTTCGAAGATGAAGTGAAACACGTCAAAAGAGGAGTGCGTGCTTTTGAAAAATCAATTCCTCCCGAAAAAAACTCTTGGGAACATTACCTGACTCTCATTCAATTTCCATTCACTCCAAGACGAGCAAAAGGATATTTGTTTTTTCCAGAAACACGATACCTGGCAGGTTTGGACCAAAATTTTGTGAACCATTTGTCCCATTATGAGGATGAATACACTGGCCGGGTCAATTTCGAATCAGTCAAAAAATTTGGTCTTGGATCAGAACTGATGCGTAAAAACAGACTTGATTCTCTTTCCAATCGACTTTAG
- a CDS encoding SpoIIE family protein phosphatase encodes MNEESDFERICLLCAEPRVPSGLTQKGRFFCQTCQREWILEKRKIPRVGKNVLNSEEKTEFLLENLSLFNSSLGLEDLMFRFSELIADRLKKDKIAIFITNLELGEIKLAHYYSKQKYLQRAIKRFTLDYDLSYGILVEAMANREPCFYKFSDQTHPFYSFYSKLTGTKSQLVLPILYANIAVGMITIDYEEEDPTEYIEDEEILKIVVGQFAVSLRNSLLFSKSKNQSNHFRSLHTAALTLSQLYLNNHNEMIRMILLTLSGIVDSSISCLIEYPIDSAKAKVFKVYRDLDNYELKTHTESIESKELTSILQTKEIMTTDPSKIPILKTLGIIGKESMIVPVKLENGTICIFILAKQDSRFPNEEIEALNAFVSLARITMENSNLYQNLSNKERLEKEIEIAKEIQSNLLPRNTPEAEGFSFGGFMVPARGIGGDYYDFILSPNRNELFVCIGDVSGKGVAAGLVMATVRTILHSLVRVKDSPWEILNDINNYLYSSYKEAITPRFMSMILIRWNLVTDEVDVSGAGHGNFYHYQVNQKSLQSIETGGVILGISPDISKFKNESKLQFHAGDTILLFTDGVTEALNASEKQYGEPSLEKSFLSNIELEPKKILENIYLDLKEFVKEQEQHDDITMVAVRKI; translated from the coding sequence ATGAACGAGGAATCGGATTTTGAAAGGATCTGTCTGTTATGCGCCGAACCTCGTGTTCCCAGTGGACTCACCCAAAAAGGCCGTTTTTTTTGCCAAACATGCCAAAGGGAATGGATCTTAGAGAAAAGGAAAATCCCTCGTGTTGGTAAAAATGTTCTCAATTCAGAAGAAAAAACAGAATTCCTTTTAGAAAACCTATCCCTCTTTAATTCTTCACTGGGTTTAGAAGACCTAATGTTTCGATTCAGTGAGCTGATTGCAGATCGTTTAAAAAAAGATAAAATTGCAATATTTATCACAAACCTAGAGTTAGGTGAGATTAAATTAGCTCATTATTACTCTAAACAAAAATACTTACAAAGAGCAATTAAACGTTTTACCCTTGATTATGATTTAAGTTACGGAATCCTTGTGGAAGCTATGGCGAATCGTGAGCCATGTTTTTATAAGTTTAGTGACCAGACTCATCCTTTTTATTCCTTTTATTCAAAACTTACAGGAACAAAGTCCCAATTAGTATTACCAATCTTATATGCAAATATTGCTGTGGGGATGATTACAATTGATTACGAAGAAGAGGACCCTACCGAATACATCGAAGACGAAGAAATCCTTAAAATTGTAGTCGGACAATTTGCGGTATCTCTAAGAAATTCTCTTTTATTCTCCAAATCAAAAAATCAGTCAAATCATTTCAGAAGTTTGCACACAGCGGCTCTTACACTTAGCCAACTCTATTTAAACAATCATAATGAAATGATACGAATGATCCTACTCACTTTGTCTGGGATTGTAGACTCCTCTATTTCCTGTTTAATTGAATACCCAATTGATAGCGCTAAAGCTAAGGTATTTAAAGTGTATCGAGATTTGGATAATTATGAATTAAAAACTCATACAGAATCTATTGAATCAAAAGAATTAACTTCAATTTTACAAACAAAAGAGATTATGACAACTGATCCCTCTAAAATTCCAATCTTAAAAACATTAGGAATCATTGGGAAAGAATCAATGATTGTTCCAGTCAAATTAGAAAATGGAACCATCTGTATTTTCATATTAGCAAAACAAGATAGTAGATTTCCAAATGAAGAGATCGAAGCTTTAAATGCATTTGTTTCCCTTGCTCGAATCACAATGGAAAATTCCAACTTGTACCAAAACCTTTCAAACAAAGAAAGATTGGAAAAAGAAATTGAAATTGCAAAAGAAATCCAAAGTAATCTTTTACCCAGAAATACTCCTGAAGCGGAAGGTTTTTCCTTTGGTGGATTCATGGTTCCTGCTCGTGGAATTGGTGGTGATTATTACGATTTTATCCTTTCACCGAATCGAAATGAATTATTTGTCTGTATCGGAGATGTGAGTGGTAAAGGTGTAGCTGCCGGACTTGTGATGGCTACTGTCAGAACCATATTACATTCGCTTGTGAGAGTCAAAGATTCACCTTGGGAAATTCTAAACGACATTAACAATTATCTGTATTCTAGTTATAAGGAAGCCATTACACCTCGATTTATGAGTATGATTTTGATTCGTTGGAATTTAGTGACCGATGAAGTTGATGTGTCTGGTGCAGGTCATGGAAATTTTTACCATTACCAAGTGAACCAAAAGTCTTTACAATCTATTGAAACAGGTGGAGTCATTTTGGGAATTAGTCCCGATATATCAAAATTCAAAAATGAATCTAAATTACAATTCCATGCAGGAGATACAATTTTACTTTTTACAGATGGGGTAACGGAAGCTCTCAATGCCTCGGAAAAACAATACGGTGAACCAAGTCTAGAAAAAAGTTTCCTTTCGAATATAGAATTAGAACCAAAAAAGATTCTAGAGAATATCTATTTGGATCTAAAAGAATTTGTCAAAGAACAGGAACAACACGATGATATCACTATGGTGGCTGTGAGAAAAATATGA
- a CDS encoding MGMT family protein, with protein MTTSNSKSPNFYESVYNIVKKIPKGKVTTYGHIALLLGNPRAARAVGYALNSLKKDRESKIPWQRVINRQGRISFKGDSFRADLQKKILQTEGVFFDLGGDQLDFGKYGWFP; from the coding sequence ATGACCACTTCCAATTCGAAAAGTCCTAATTTTTACGAATCCGTTTACAATATCGTAAAAAAAATCCCAAAAGGAAAAGTGACTACGTATGGACACATCGCGTTATTACTAGGTAACCCAAGAGCCGCCAGAGCCGTTGGCTACGCATTAAATTCACTCAAAAAAGATAGGGAGTCCAAAATCCCATGGCAAAGAGTGATCAATCGCCAAGGGAGGATTTCGTTTAAAGGAGATAGTTTTCGAGCCGATTTACAAAAAAAAATCTTACAAACAGAAGGTGTTTTCTTTGATTTAGGTGGTGATCAATTGGATTTTGGCAAGTACGGATGGTTTCCATAA
- the thiD gene encoding bifunctional hydroxymethylpyrimidine kinase/phosphomethylpyrimidine kinase — protein MKKDFPITLTIAGSDSGGGAGVQADLKTFSSLATFGTTVFTCLTAQNPDGVTGIYEISPDFVSSQLQAVSNYFPIKSAKTGMLYSKDIIKVVATFFYENPDIQLVLDPVMVATSGAKLLKDDAIQSLIEDLIPLSKVITPNLDEASLLLGETINQYDQLVPMAKKLYQKFNVPILLKGGHLPKASEATDVLFDGNSVYEFSKTYLKDKHTHGTGCTYSAAITAFLAHGKNLAEAVGSAKEYLHLTLEDDIVTGPIHHLNHFPEPTN, from the coding sequence ATGAAAAAAGATTTCCCAATCACACTCACAATTGCTGGTTCGGATTCGGGTGGTGGCGCAGGAGTCCAAGCCGATCTCAAAACCTTTTCATCCTTAGCGACATTTGGAACCACCGTATTTACTTGTTTAACAGCTCAAAATCCTGATGGTGTTACAGGGATTTATGAAATCTCTCCTGATTTTGTTTCTTCACAACTACAAGCTGTTTCCAATTATTTCCCAATCAAATCAGCCAAAACAGGAATGTTATATTCTAAAGACATCATTAAAGTCGTTGCGACATTCTTTTATGAGAATCCAGACATACAATTGGTTTTGGATCCTGTCATGGTGGCAACGAGTGGTGCCAAACTATTAAAGGATGATGCAATCCAATCTCTCATCGAGGATTTAATTCCATTATCGAAGGTAATCACACCCAACCTCGACGAAGCTTCTCTTTTGTTAGGTGAGACAATCAACCAATATGATCAATTAGTGCCAATGGCTAAAAAATTATACCAAAAATTCAATGTGCCTATTTTGTTAAAAGGTGGTCATTTGCCAAAGGCTAGTGAAGCAACTGATGTTTTATTTGATGGAAACTCTGTTTACGAATTTTCAAAAACTTATCTTAAAGACAAACATACTCATGGAACTGGTTGCACTTATTCGGCAGCGATCACTGCCTTCCTGGCTCATGGTAAAAATTTAGCAGAGGCTGTTGGTTCTGCGAAAGAATACTTACACTTAACACTGGAAGATGATATTGTGACAGGTCCCATCCATCATTTAAATCATTTCCCAGAACCAACAAATTAA
- a CDS encoding sigma 54-interacting transcriptional regulator translates to MNSTQDPDGLLELILDRCIQICGVESGSLMLIDEKQSVLDAVTSRGMNQQLLRETKLKIGQGITGMAASTGKAKLVNDVSKDPDYIQVKEEIKSELVAPMIVEDDIIGVISLDSNRLNAFTPDMLEIVSVLANQAGQIFKNLQTIRSLEQRTKIQATLIEISKVVSSTLDQNEVFDSIMVTMEKSLRLEKGSIVLFNKEEALLRIVAASGLSPEEIEKGTYQPGEGITGKVYESGEPIIIESVASHPDFLNRVGYLSHFKHDPHNVSLLCAPILSEQTTLGVVNAFIVQNKHTDLKSFLDFLQVVASIISQSIKIQNLVEEAKKEISRENIQLKRELKNKYKFGSLIGKAASMEKMFEKIQLVADSRASVLITGESGTGKEMIANAIHYNSSRSENPFIKINCAAIPENLLESELFGHKKGSFTGAVTDKKGKFELADTGTIFLDEIGEMDLNLQSKLLRVLQEREIEAIGSTKAKKVDVRIIAATNAELEQLVAEKKFRADLFYRLNVVKINTPPLRDRVEDIPLLMNHFLEKYTKDNNKAIKGISREASRLLLKYRWPGNVRELENVIERAVVLAQDEILNEEDFSDILSNMEELPESTVEVSNTNHVESVSGMEPLDLGSGRLTSGQLDGLDGRAMEIVVSEVESRLIQYAMKKFRYTKTRVAKFLGINRNTLDKKIKELNIEY, encoded by the coding sequence ATGAATTCCACCCAGGACCCTGACGGTCTACTGGAACTCATTTTGGACCGTTGCATTCAAATTTGTGGGGTAGAATCGGGGTCACTGATGCTCATCGATGAAAAGCAGAGTGTCCTTGATGCTGTTACCTCTCGTGGTATGAACCAACAATTACTCAGGGAGACCAAATTGAAGATTGGCCAAGGGATTACGGGGATGGCTGCTTCCACTGGAAAGGCAAAATTGGTAAACGATGTTTCCAAAGATCCAGATTACATTCAGGTCAAAGAGGAAATTAAATCAGAACTTGTGGCTCCTATGATTGTTGAAGACGATATCATTGGAGTGATCTCACTCGATTCCAATCGATTGAATGCGTTTACACCAGATATGTTGGAGATTGTGAGTGTCCTTGCAAACCAAGCGGGTCAGATCTTTAAAAACTTACAAACCATTCGTTCCTTAGAACAACGAACCAAAATCCAAGCAACCCTCATCGAAATTTCTAAAGTTGTCAGTTCCACACTCGACCAAAATGAAGTGTTTGATTCCATTATGGTGACTATGGAAAAATCACTTCGTTTGGAGAAGGGTAGTATTGTCCTATTCAATAAAGAAGAAGCATTACTACGCATTGTTGCTGCATCTGGATTATCTCCCGAAGAAATTGAAAAAGGCACCTACCAACCTGGTGAAGGAATCACGGGAAAAGTATATGAGTCAGGAGAACCAATCATCATTGAATCGGTTGCATCACATCCTGATTTTTTAAATCGAGTTGGTTATTTGTCTCATTTTAAACATGATCCACATAACGTAAGTTTATTGTGCGCACCTATATTAAGTGAACAAACCACGCTTGGGGTAGTGAATGCTTTTATTGTACAAAATAAACATACTGATTTAAAATCTTTTTTAGATTTTTTACAAGTTGTTGCATCAATCATTTCGCAATCGATTAAAATTCAAAATCTTGTGGAAGAAGCTAAAAAGGAAATCTCTCGAGAGAATATCCAATTAAAGAGAGAACTCAAAAATAAATATAAATTTGGATCACTCATTGGAAAAGCTGCGAGTATGGAAAAGATGTTTGAAAAAATCCAACTAGTTGCTGATTCAAGGGCTTCTGTTCTCATTACTGGAGAATCTGGAACTGGAAAAGAAATGATAGCAAATGCGATTCATTACAATAGTTCTCGTTCAGAAAATCCATTTATCAAAATCAATTGTGCAGCAATACCTGAAAATCTACTAGAAAGTGAATTGTTTGGTCACAAAAAGGGATCCTTTACAGGAGCTGTGACTGATAAAAAAGGAAAGTTTGAACTCGCCGATACAGGTACAATTTTCTTAGACGAAATAGGTGAAATGGATTTAAATTTACAATCGAAGTTACTGCGTGTTTTACAGGAACGTGAGATTGAAGCGATTGGGTCTACAAAAGCAAAAAAAGTAGATGTAAGGATCATTGCGGCAACAAATGCCGAATTAGAACAGTTAGTTGCTGAAAAAAAATTCAGAGCGGATTTGTTTTACCGATTGAATGTTGTTAAAATTAATACTCCACCACTTCGTGATCGAGTAGAAGACATTCCACTTCTAATGAATCACTTTTTAGAAAAATACACAAAAGATAATAATAAAGCGATCAAAGGAATCTCAAGAGAAGCATCCAGATTATTACTTAAATACAGATGGCCTGGTAATGTGAGAGAATTAGAAAACGTAATCGAACGTGCTGTCGTACTTGCGCAAGACGAGATATTGAATGAAGAAGATTTTTCTGACATTCTATCGAATATGGAAGAGTTGCCTGAAAGTACAGTAGAAGTATCCAATACAAATCACGTTGAATCAGTTTCTGGAATGGAACCACTGGATTTAGGATCTGGTCGATTGACTTCAGGACAACTTGATGGATTGGATGGACGAGCAATGGAAATTGTAGTGAGTGAAGTTGAATCTCGTTTGATCCAATATGCAATGAAAAAGTTTCGTTACACCAAAACGAGAGTAGCAAAATTTTTAGGCATTAATCGTAACACATTGGATAAAAAAATTAAAGAACTCAATATCGAGTATTAA